One genomic region from Pseudochaenichthys georgianus chromosome 15, fPseGeo1.2, whole genome shotgun sequence encodes:
- the LOC117459826 gene encoding solute carrier family 35 member D3 isoform X3, with amino-acid sequence MTACLLGRWRRGWCASAKKSLLSNHALKPLVPTLFLLVLVIYALGDKLRNFVLDIFVPQYHYPYAVALSFAQVLISILFLNLLHVLGLVPLKPYSRSLGERVLVPSICSSTHAVLSMWAKAGSSYASLFPLMLPLLPMVTMGFSFSQKLSSSPSMEISVLMSILGGTSFVITASQGLPSVDLLEYMYAPLDVILHSLSLTWLAKVSEAERHHSPDAQASIFDIYYTQLVNQSWLLGLLWLLHPHSPWQVLTHSGCKSLLFHGYLHAILLLGMALNFLVGMSALCVSPLAAALLHSARQVVQPFLQLM; translated from the exons ATGACAGCATGTCTTTTAG GGAGGTGGAGAAGGGGATGGTGTGCCTCTGCAAAGAAGAGTCTTTTGTCCAATCATGCTCTGAAGCCCTTGGTCCCCACACTTTTCCTGCTGGTCTTGGTGATATACGCCCTGGGAGACAAGCTCAGAAACTTTGTGCTTGACATCTTCGTCCCTCAGTACCATTACCCCTATGCAGTGGCTCTCTCCTTCGCCCAG GTTCTGATCTCTATCTTATTCCTAAATCTCCTCCATGTCCTGGGTCTGGTGCCTCTGAAGCCTTACTCCAGGTCCCTGGGTGAGAGGGTGCTGGTGCCCTCCATCTGCAGCAGCACCCATGCTGTGCTCTCCATGTGGGCCAAAGCAGGCAGCTCCTATGCCAGCCTCTTCCCCCTCATGCTGCCTCTGCTCCCCATGGTAACTATGGGCTTCAGTTTCTCTCAGAAGCTGTCATCTTCTCCGTCTATGGAAATCTCTGTACTTATGTCCATCCTGGGTGGGACTTCTTTCGTCATCACAG CCTCACAGGGACTGCCAAGTGTGGATCTGCTGGAGTACATGTATGCACCTCTGGATGTAATCCTCCACAGTCTGTCTCTGACGTGGCTGGCTAAAGTGTCCGAGGCTGAGCGCCACCACTCCCCCGATGCCCAAGCCTCCATTTTTGACATCTACTACACTCAGCTGGTGAACCAGAGCTGGCTGCTGGGCCTGCTGTGGTTGCTGCACCCACACAGCCCCTGGCAGGTGTTGACTCACAGCGGCTGTAAAAGCCTGCTCTTCCACGGGTATCTGCACGCCATTCTGCTGCTGGGCATGGCGCTCAACTTCCTGGTCGGTAtgtcggctctgtgtgtgtcccCGCTTGCTGCTGCACTGCTACACTCAGCGAGGCAAGTGGTGCAGCCGTTCCTCCAGCTGATGTAG
- the LOC117459826 gene encoding solute carrier family 35 member D3 isoform X1, which produces MEYGFKRNFTCLGRWRRGWCASAKKSLLSNHALKPLVPTLFLLVLVIYALGDKLRNFVLDIFVPQYHYPYAVALSFAQVLISILFLNLLHVLGLVPLKPYSRSLGERVLVPSICSSTHAVLSMWAKAGSSYASLFPLMLPLLPMVTMGFSFSQKLSSSPSMEISVLMSILGGTSFVITASQGLPSVDLLEYMYAPLDVILHSLSLTWLAKVSEAERHHSPDAQASIFDIYYTQLVNQSWLLGLLWLLHPHSPWQVLTHSGCKSLLFHGYLHAILLLGMALNFLVGMSALCVSPLAAALLHSARQVVQPFLQLM; this is translated from the exons ATGGAATACGGCTTTAAGAGGAATTTCACATG TTTAGGGAGGTGGAGAAGGGGATGGTGTGCCTCTGCAAAGAAGAGTCTTTTGTCCAATCATGCTCTGAAGCCCTTGGTCCCCACACTTTTCCTGCTGGTCTTGGTGATATACGCCCTGGGAGACAAGCTCAGAAACTTTGTGCTTGACATCTTCGTCCCTCAGTACCATTACCCCTATGCAGTGGCTCTCTCCTTCGCCCAG GTTCTGATCTCTATCTTATTCCTAAATCTCCTCCATGTCCTGGGTCTGGTGCCTCTGAAGCCTTACTCCAGGTCCCTGGGTGAGAGGGTGCTGGTGCCCTCCATCTGCAGCAGCACCCATGCTGTGCTCTCCATGTGGGCCAAAGCAGGCAGCTCCTATGCCAGCCTCTTCCCCCTCATGCTGCCTCTGCTCCCCATGGTAACTATGGGCTTCAGTTTCTCTCAGAAGCTGTCATCTTCTCCGTCTATGGAAATCTCTGTACTTATGTCCATCCTGGGTGGGACTTCTTTCGTCATCACAG CCTCACAGGGACTGCCAAGTGTGGATCTGCTGGAGTACATGTATGCACCTCTGGATGTAATCCTCCACAGTCTGTCTCTGACGTGGCTGGCTAAAGTGTCCGAGGCTGAGCGCCACCACTCCCCCGATGCCCAAGCCTCCATTTTTGACATCTACTACACTCAGCTGGTGAACCAGAGCTGGCTGCTGGGCCTGCTGTGGTTGCTGCACCCACACAGCCCCTGGCAGGTGTTGACTCACAGCGGCTGTAAAAGCCTGCTCTTCCACGGGTATCTGCACGCCATTCTGCTGCTGGGCATGGCGCTCAACTTCCTGGTCGGTAtgtcggctctgtgtgtgtcccCGCTTGCTGCTGCACTGCTACACTCAGCGAGGCAAGTGGTGCAGCCGTTCCTCCAGCTGATGTAG
- the LOC117459826 gene encoding solute carrier family 35 member D3 isoform X2 produces the protein MTACLLGKSLGRWRRGWCASAKKSLLSNHALKPLVPTLFLLVLVIYALGDKLRNFVLDIFVPQYHYPYAVALSFAQVLISILFLNLLHVLGLVPLKPYSRSLGERVLVPSICSSTHAVLSMWAKAGSSYASLFPLMLPLLPMVTMGFSFSQKLSSSPSMEISVLMSILGGTSFVITASQGLPSVDLLEYMYAPLDVILHSLSLTWLAKVSEAERHHSPDAQASIFDIYYTQLVNQSWLLGLLWLLHPHSPWQVLTHSGCKSLLFHGYLHAILLLGMALNFLVGMSALCVSPLAAALLHSARQVVQPFLQLM, from the exons ATGACAGCATGTCTTTTAGGTAAAAG TTTAGGGAGGTGGAGAAGGGGATGGTGTGCCTCTGCAAAGAAGAGTCTTTTGTCCAATCATGCTCTGAAGCCCTTGGTCCCCACACTTTTCCTGCTGGTCTTGGTGATATACGCCCTGGGAGACAAGCTCAGAAACTTTGTGCTTGACATCTTCGTCCCTCAGTACCATTACCCCTATGCAGTGGCTCTCTCCTTCGCCCAG GTTCTGATCTCTATCTTATTCCTAAATCTCCTCCATGTCCTGGGTCTGGTGCCTCTGAAGCCTTACTCCAGGTCCCTGGGTGAGAGGGTGCTGGTGCCCTCCATCTGCAGCAGCACCCATGCTGTGCTCTCCATGTGGGCCAAAGCAGGCAGCTCCTATGCCAGCCTCTTCCCCCTCATGCTGCCTCTGCTCCCCATGGTAACTATGGGCTTCAGTTTCTCTCAGAAGCTGTCATCTTCTCCGTCTATGGAAATCTCTGTACTTATGTCCATCCTGGGTGGGACTTCTTTCGTCATCACAG CCTCACAGGGACTGCCAAGTGTGGATCTGCTGGAGTACATGTATGCACCTCTGGATGTAATCCTCCACAGTCTGTCTCTGACGTGGCTGGCTAAAGTGTCCGAGGCTGAGCGCCACCACTCCCCCGATGCCCAAGCCTCCATTTTTGACATCTACTACACTCAGCTGGTGAACCAGAGCTGGCTGCTGGGCCTGCTGTGGTTGCTGCACCCACACAGCCCCTGGCAGGTGTTGACTCACAGCGGCTGTAAAAGCCTGCTCTTCCACGGGTATCTGCACGCCATTCTGCTGCTGGGCATGGCGCTCAACTTCCTGGTCGGTAtgtcggctctgtgtgtgtcccCGCTTGCTGCTGCACTGCTACACTCAGCGAGGCAAGTGGTGCAGCCGTTCCTCCAGCTGATGTAG